ACAGCGGCATCCGTCGCGGTCGACGTAGTCCAGTCGACAGTGGGGGCGCCGGTCGGTCGGCGAGTACAGGGTGACGTGGCCGGCGCCGATCCGGCTGCCGGTGCTGCGGGTTCGGGTGCTGCTCATCGCTGGTGCCCTGCGGCGATCTCCGCGAGTGCGGCTTCACGCGTCATCGGCGCGCGCGACGTGTGAGCGCTCCGTCGGACGGCAGGCGCCGGGCGGGCCCGGCGTGCCGCGCTGATCGGCCTGGTGCGGGCCTCCACACGGGATCGCTCAGCTCGACCGGGGGCAGGGGAGTGGTCCGGGGGTGCATGGCGGGGACGGTGCCGGTCCCGTGCCCTGGTGCAGTCGCCGACCGGGTGAGATGTGGCGTCGGCCGATCGTGTGGCACAAGTGTGGCACCCCGGTCGCCACGTCGGGCGGCCGGGGTGCCATCACTGCAGGTCAGGAGCTCGCGACTACCACCACGAGCACCGACGATCAGAGGTCGTAGTACAGCTCGAACTCGTGCGGGTGCGGGCGCAGACGGATCGGGTCGACCTCGTGCTCGCGCTTGTACGCGACCCACGTCTCGATGAGGTCGGGGGTGAAGACGTCCCCGACGGTCAGGAAGTCGTGGTCGGCCTCGAGGGCGTCGAGGGCTTCCTCGAGCGAGCCGGGCACCTGCTGGATCGCAGCGTGCTCCTCGGGGGGCAGCTCGTACAGGTCCTTGTCGACCGGCTCGGGCGGCTCGATGCGGTTCTTGATGCCGTCGATGCCCGCGAGGAGCTGGGCGGCGAACGCCAGGTAGGGGTTGGCCGTCGGGTCCGGGACGCGGAACTCGACGCGCTTCGCCTTGGGGTTGTTGCCCGTCACGGGGATGCGGATGCACGCGGAGCGGTTGCGGGCCGAGTAGACCAGGTTGACGGGGGCCTCGTAGCCGGGCACGAGGCGACGGTAGGAGTTGACCGACGGGTTGGTGAACGCGAGCAGCGCGGGCGCGTGCTTGAGGAGGCCGCCGATGTACCAGCGGGCGAGGTCGGACAGGCCGCCGTAGCCCTTCTCGTCGTAGAAGAGGGGCTCGCCGTCCTTCCAGAGCGACTGGTGCGAGTGCATGCCCGAGCCGTTGTCACCGAAGATGGGCTTCGGCATGAAGGTCGCGGACTTGCCGGCCTCCCAGGCGACGTTCTTGATGACGTACTTGAACTTCATCAGGTCGTCGGCCGCTGCGGTCAGCGTCGAGAAGCGGTAGTTGATCTCCTGCTGGCCGGCGGTGCCCACCTCGTGGTGCGCGCGCTCGACGTCGAGGCCGACCTGGTCGAGGACTGCGCACATCTCGTCGCGCAGGTCGGCCATCTGGTCGTTGGGGGAGACGGGGAAGTAGCCGCCCTTGTAGCGGGTCTTGTAGCCGAGGTTGCCGCCCTCCTCGGCGCGGCCGGTGTTCCAGGCCGCTTCCTTGGAGTCGAGGTGGTAGTACGACTCGTTCTGGCTCGTCTTGAACCGGACGTCGTCGAAGATGTAGAACTCGGCCTCGGGGGCGAAGAACGCGGTGTCGGCGATGCCGGTGCTGCGCAGGTACGCCTCTGCCTTGAAGGCGACGTTGCGCGGGTCGCGCGAGTACGCCTCGTCGGTGAAGGGGTCCACGATCGAGAAGTTCACGATGAGCGTCTTGCGCTTGCGGAACGGGTCGATGTAGGCGGTCGTGACGTCAGGGATGAGCTTCATGTCCGACTCGTGGATCGCCTGGAAGCCGCGGATCGAGGACCCGTCGAACATCATGCCGTCCGTGAAGGCGGACTCGGCGAACTGCGAGATCGGGATGTTGAAGTGCTGCATGACGCCCGGCAGGTCGCAGAACCGGACGTCGACGAACTCGACGTCCTCGTTCCGGGTGAAGGCGATTGCCTCCTCCGCGTTCTTGAACATCCGTAACTCCTTGGTAGTGGGTCCTCTGGCCGTACCTCCAGTGGCGCCTCGAACCTAGGCCCCAGGGGTTTCCCCACCGTGTACCGAGTGTTTCGGCCGTGTTACGCGGCGGCGTGCCGTGTGACGTCGCCGCGTCGGGGCCCGCGTGGACCGTGGACGTGGCCGGGTGGGGCTCCCTGTACGGGGACGAACCGGGCGGGCGCCGGAACCCCTCGCGGCGGCACGTAGGCTGGTGCCGTGGTGTCGCGTGAAGATGTGGGTTCCTGGCTCGAGGGTACGCCGACCGGTGGGCAGAGCGGTCGAGGCGGTCGCCTCGGCCTGCCGTCCGACGGTCCCGGTTCGTTGGCGACGGTCGGCCGTCGCGCGGTCGCGCTCGTCGTCGACTGGGTGCTGTGCCTGCTCATCAGCTACCTGGTCTTCGACGCGAACTCGATGGCGACCCTGGGCGTGTTCGCGGTCGAGAACCTGCTCCTGGTGAGCACGCTCGGCTACACGGTCGGCCACCGTGTCCTGGGTCTGCAGGTGCGGGTCCTGGGCGGCGAGGGTCGCATGGTCGGCCTCTGGCGTGGATTCGTGCGCACGTTCCTGCTGTGCCTGGTCGTCCCGGCCGTGGTGTGGGACGGCGACGGTCGCGGTATGCACGACAAGGCCGCGGGCACGGTCATCGTCCGCGCCTGAGGCGCTCGCGCCGCGCATGCCGGGAACGGTGCCCGACGGCGCCGCTCGCCTCAGCGACCGGGCCCGCCCGAGCCCCCGCGAGCCTGGGGCGCGCGCCACACGAGCGTGTACCGCCAGTAGAGCCGGCGGCGCAGCCGTGCACCGGGCAGGATCTCCCGTGCTGCCGCACGCACCTCGGCGTGGCTCGTGGTGACCTCCGCGATCGGTGCGCCGTGCTCCCACTCGCCGCGGCGCCGTCGGGCGATCCTCGCGGCGGGGACGGCAGCCGCGCTGACCGCCCGGTCCCAGGCGGTGCGCGGCCGGGTGAGCCCCACGACGGCGAGCGTCCCGCCCGGGGCGACCAGGTCGCGCAGGCGCCGAAGTCCCGCGTCGAGCGGGAGGTGGTGCAGCGTCGCGACGCTCGTGACGAGGTCGAAAGGCCGGGTGAGCTCGGGCAGCGGGGACAGGACGTCGCCCGCGACGTAGTCGAGCCCGGTCTGCTCGGGGGAGCCCCCGGCGGCGCGGCGCGCACGGTCCACC
This region of Oerskovia jenensis genomic DNA includes:
- a CDS encoding class I SAM-dependent methyltransferase, whose product is MHDPYWNHNTHYLPVLARLVGPGTRTVLDVGCGEGLLTRRLRAAGAGSVLGLDVDAEQVDRARRAAGGSPEQTGLDYVAGDVLSPLPELTRPFDLVTSVATLHHLPLDAGLRRLRDLVAPGGTLAVVGLTRPRTAWDRAVSAAAVPAARIARRRRGEWEHGAPIAEVTTSHAEVRAAAREILPGARLRRRLYWRYTLVWRAPQARGGSGGPGR
- the glnA gene encoding type I glutamate--ammonia ligase; translation: MFKNAEEAIAFTRNEDVEFVDVRFCDLPGVMQHFNIPISQFAESAFTDGMMFDGSSIRGFQAIHESDMKLIPDVTTAYIDPFRKRKTLIVNFSIVDPFTDEAYSRDPRNVAFKAEAYLRSTGIADTAFFAPEAEFYIFDDVRFKTSQNESYYHLDSKEAAWNTGRAEEGGNLGYKTRYKGGYFPVSPNDQMADLRDEMCAVLDQVGLDVERAHHEVGTAGQQEINYRFSTLTAAADDLMKFKYVIKNVAWEAGKSATFMPKPIFGDNGSGMHSHQSLWKDGEPLFYDEKGYGGLSDLARWYIGGLLKHAPALLAFTNPSVNSYRRLVPGYEAPVNLVYSARNRSACIRIPVTGNNPKAKRVEFRVPDPTANPYLAFAAQLLAGIDGIKNRIEPPEPVDKDLYELPPEEHAAIQQVPGSLEEALDALEADHDFLTVGDVFTPDLIETWVAYKREHEVDPIRLRPHPHEFELYYDL
- a CDS encoding RDD family protein, giving the protein MVSREDVGSWLEGTPTGGQSGRGGRLGLPSDGPGSLATVGRRAVALVVDWVLCLLISYLVFDANSMATLGVFAVENLLLVSTLGYTVGHRVLGLQVRVLGGEGRMVGLWRGFVRTFLLCLVVPAVVWDGDGRGMHDKAAGTVIVRA